In Peromyscus eremicus chromosome 15, PerEre_H2_v1, whole genome shotgun sequence, a genomic segment contains:
- the Il10 gene encoding interleukin-10, producing MPGSALLYCLLLLAEVGLSRGHYTQEENNCTHFPVSQTHMLRELRIAFSQVKTFFQKKDQLDNILLTDSLLKDFKGYLGCQALSEMIQFYLVEVMPQAENHGPEIKEHLNSLGEKLKTLRRQLQRCHRFLPCENKSKAVEQVKSDFNKLQENGVYKAMNEFDIFINCIEAYMTIRMKN from the exons ATGCCCGGCTCAGCACTGCTCTATTGCCTGCTCTTACTGGCTGAGGTGGGGCTCAGCAGAGGCCACTACACCCAGGAGGAGAATAATTGCACCCACTTCCCAGTCAGCCAGACCCACATGCTTCGAGAGCTGCGGATTGCCTTCAGCCAGGTGAAGACTTTCTTC CAAAAGAAGGACCAGCTGGACAACATACTGCTAACCGATTCCTTACTGAAGGACTTTAAG GGTTACCTGGGTTGCCAAGCCTTATCAGAAATGATCCAGTTTTACCTGGTAGAAGTGATGCCCCAGGCAGAGAACCATGGCCCAGAAATCAAGGAGCATTTGAACTCCCTGGGAGAGAAGCTGAAGACCCTCAGGAGGCAGCTGCAGCGCTGT CATCGATTTCTCCCCTGTGAAAATAAGAGCAAGGCTGTGGAGCAGGTGAAGAGTGATTTTAATAAG CTCCAAGAGAATGGCGTCTACAAGGCCATGAATGAGTTTGACATCTTCATCAACTGCATAGAAGCGTACATGACCATCAGAATGAAGAACTGA